In Naumovozyma castellii chromosome 1, complete genome, one DNA window encodes the following:
- the URH1 gene encoding trifunctional uridine nucleosidase/nicotinamide riboside hydrolase/nicotinic acid riboside hydrolase (ancestral locus Anc_5.492), with protein MTISKIPIWLDCDPGHDDAIAILLACFHPAFKLLGVSACYGNSTPQNTYYNACSLLTAMGKSIPVYRGAQKPWVRQAEYAPDIHGISGLDGTSLLPIPISTLEHDKTYLEAMEEAILTNEGEISFLSTGCLTSTATLLRDKPYLKEKIKYISIMGGGFDIGNKNINCSAEFNIWADPHAANFVFHDPHVKDKCILVPLNLTHTAIATETIDKEILGDGSSNLRRLFFELFQYFRHTYKDLQGFDQGPPVHDPLTLMPLLEFFGWSSHSDVQFDYKRMDINVVDDVWSPDAGRTYSIKDYPKEGKTGTIVGLHLNIPFFWEQVLAALTEVDKTSTIEI; from the coding sequence ATGACTATTTCAAAGATACCAATATGGCTTGATTGTGACCCGGGACACGATGATGCAATCGCTATACTTCTAGCATGTTTCCATCCAGCATTTAAGCTTTTAGGTGTCAGTGCTTGCTATGGTAACTCGACGCCACAAAACACATACTACAATGCATGCTCACTATTGACTGCAATGGGTAAATCTATTCCTGTATACCGAGGAGCACAGAAACCTTGGGTTCGTCAGGCTGAGTATGCCCCAGATATTCATGGAATATCTGGTTTAGACGGTACCTCATTACTTCCTATACCCATATCCACATTAGAGCACGACAAGACATATCTGGAAGCAATGGAAGAAGCAATACTTACAAACGAAGGAGAAATTTCGTTTCTCTCGACCGGTTGTTTGACATCTACCGCTACATTACTAAGAGACAAACcatatttgaaagagaaaatcaaatatattagtATAATGGGGGGTGGATTTGATATTGGCAACAAGAATATTAACTGTTCGGCAGAGTTCAATATATGGGCAGACCCACACGCAGCCAACTTTGTATTTCATGACCCCCACGTTAAAGATAAATGTATTCTGGTGCCTTTGAATCTAACGCATACAGCAATTGCTACGGAAACGATAGACAAAGAGATTCTGGGAGACGGCTCATCTAACTTAAGGCGattattctttgaattgtttcaatatttccGCCACACTTATAAGGATCTACAAGGTTTTGATCAAGGTCCACCAGTTCATGATCCATTAACCCTAATGCCTCTATTAGAGTTTTTTGGATGGAGTTCACATTCTGATGTTCAATTCGACTATAAACGAATGGATATTAATGTTGTGGATGATGTGTGGAGTCCGGATGCTGGTCGCACCTATTCAATAAAAGATTATCCAAAAGAGGGAAAAACTGGAACTATCGTTGGTTTGCATTTAAACATACCCTTTTTTTGGGAACAAGTCTTAGCTGCACTAACGGAAGTAGATAAAACGTCAACAATTGAGATTTAA
- the HPT1 gene encoding hypoxanthine phosphoribosyltransferase (ancestral locus Anc_5.491), with translation MSADEKQYISYNNVHQLCQVSATKIKNFKPDLIIAIGGGGFIPARILRTFLKEPGVPTIRIFAIILSLYEDLNTVGSVAEEVGVTVQRTQWIDYEQCKLDLVGKNVLIVDEVDDTRTTLHYALSELEKDAADQAKAQGIDLEKNPEKKTKFGIFVLHDKLKPKKADLPDEILKDENRYFAAKTVPDQWYAYPWESTDIVYHTKMAIEQGNDIFMP, from the coding sequence ATGTCAGCCGACGAAAAACAATACATTTCCTATAACAATGTCCATCAATTATGTCAAGTCTCTGCTACCAAAATCAAGAATTTTAAGCCAGATCTAATCATCGCCATTGGTGGGGGTGGGTTTATTCCAGCAAGAATTCTACGTACGTTTTTAAAGGAACCAGGTGTGCCAACAATCAGAATTTTTGCCATCATACTTTCCCTATACGAAGATTTAAACACAGTGGGCTCAGTCGCTGAAGAAGTAGGTGTCACTGTTCAACGAACACAATGGATTGATTACGAGCAATGTAAATTGGATCTAGTTGGTAAGAATGTTCTTATTGTAGATGAAGTTGATGACACCCGTACAACTCTTCACTATGCTTTAAGTGAATTAGAGAAGGATGCCGCTGATCAAGCTAAAGCTCAAGGTATCGATCTAGAGAAGAATCCAGAAAAGAAAACCAAGTTTGGGATCTTTGTACTACACGATAAGCTAAAACCAAAGAAGGCTGACCTTCCAGATGAAATTCTTAAGGACGAAAACCGTTATTTCGCTGCAAAGACTGTTCCCGACCAATGGTATGCATACCCATGGGAATCTACTGATATTGTATACCATACTAAGATGGCCATAGAACAAGGCAATGACATTTTCATGCCTTGA
- the RPT3 gene encoding proteasome regulatory particle base subunit RPT3 (ancestral locus Anc_5.486) produces the protein MEELGITPSVENIVDEKPAIRSYDTLLSQLNKDNNNNTANGNSDIYLKLKKLEREYELLTLQEDYIKDEQRHLKRELLRAQEEVKRIQSVPLVIGQFLEPIDQNTGIVSSTTGMSYVVRILSTLDRELLKPSMSVALHRHSNALVDILPPDSDSSISVMGENEKPDVTYADVGGLDMQKQEIREAVELPLVQADLYEQIGIDPPRGVLLYGPPGTGKTMLVKAVANSTNASFIRVNGSEFVHKYLGEGPRMVRDVFRLARENAPSIIFIDEVDSIATKRFDAQTGSDREVQRILIELLTQMDGFDQSTNVKVIMATNRADTLDPALLRPGRLDRKIEFPSLRDRRERRLIFGTIASKMSLAPEADLDSLIIRNDSLSGAVIAAIMQEAGLRAVRKNRYVILQSDLEEAYAAQVKTDSDVDKFDFYK, from the coding sequence ATGGAAGAATTAGGTATTACACCCTCAGTAGAGAATATCGTTGACGAAAAACCAGCAATTAGATCATATGATACCTTATTGTCTCAACTCAACaaggataataataataatactgcAAATGGAAACTCAGACATATACTTAAAACTCaagaaattagaaagaGAATATGAATTGCTAACCCTACAAGAAGATTACATTAAGGACGAACAACGTCATTTGAAACGTGAACTTTTGCGAGCACAAGAAGAAGTGAAAAGAATCCAATCAGTTCCATTAGTCATTGGACAATTTCTAGAACCAATAGATCAAAATACAGGTATTGTATCAAGTACTACGGGGATGAGTTATGTCGTTAGGATACTTTCAACCTTGGATCgtgaattattgaaaccaTCCATGTCTGTTGCCCTACATCGTCACTCTAATGCATTAGTCGATATCTTACCACCCGATTCTGATTCTAGTATATCAGTCATGggagaaaatgaaaaaccGGACGTCACGTATGCAGATGTTGGTGGGTTAGATATGCAAAAGCAAGAAATAAGGGAAGCTGTAGAATTGCCTTTAGTGCAGGCTGACTTATATGAACAAATTGGTATTGACCCACCAAGAGGTGTGTTATTATACGGTCCACCAGGTACGGGGAAAACTATGTTAGTTAAAGCTGTTGCCAATAGTACCAATGCATCATTTATAAGGGTTAACGGTTCAGAATTCGTGCATAAATATTTAGGTGAAGGTCCAAGAATGGTCAGAGATGTGTTTAGACTAGCTAGGGAGAACGCCCCTTCCATTATCTTTATCGATGAAGTCGATTCCATCGCCACAAAGCGTTTTGATGCTCAAACTGGGTCAGATCGTGAAGTTCAACGtattttaattgaattattaacTCAAATGGATGGTTTCGATCAATCCACAAATGTGAAAGTCATCATGGCAACCAATAGAGCAGATACTTTAGATCCAGCCCTATTAAGACCAGGTAGATTGGATAGAAAGATTGAATTTCCATCTCTTCGTGACAGACGTGAACGTCGTCTAATTTTCGGCACTATTGCAAGTAAGATGTCACTGGCGCCAGAAGCAGATTTAGATTCTTTGATCATTCGTAACGATTCGTTGTCAGGTGCTGTTATTGCTGCCATCATGCAAGAGGCTGGTTTACGTGCAGTGAGAAAGAACAGATATGTCATTCTGCAAAGTGATTTAGAAGAGGCTTATGCAGCACAAGTGAAGACAGATAGTGATGTCGACAAATTCGATTTCTACAAATAG
- the DIT2 gene encoding putative cytochrome P450 (ancestral locus Anc_5.493), producing MPALRVILSLLIVLVGYVIFKVVWPPLNFPRNIPTIPCYVVFLPIIFDIDQVDIYNTYIKVQMEKYGAVKIFFGSRWNILVSKPEYLAQIFKEEDVFAKSGNQKKIPYSAIAAYTGDNIISAHGDVWRKYRSIMTNGLQHFKEEPFICNAKKFCGLLRKNRGPTGNVLMGPLIQRLTLDNISQVVLGFNFGTLSEETNELHQHLIKIKKQIFHPFFLTFPFFDMLPIPSRKKAFQDISKFREVLVSRVKNDLINNYKFEQTSYVSSDLIKAYNNNIIDYKQLTDNIVILLVAGHENPQLLLSNCLYLLAKYPSWQKLIWKETQNISNYKDLNELPLFNSFLFEVVRLYPPLNIIINRKTNKKCRMGQDIIVPKNTYVGYHNFGVTHNRNVWGNTAEEFDPRRWGTNIADIMIAWRSSKNSCKLTSFHGGRRACLGEKLGFVEMRISIFEIIQQFELTLPKEWKEKMTPAGPLCPYNLQLNIKSREKDVGVCE from the coding sequence ATGCCAGCGCTAAGAGTTATACTCTCTCTTTTGATAGTATTAGTTGGGTATGTCATCTTTAAAGTGGTTTGGCCTCCTTTGAATTTTCCACGAAACATACCAACCATTCCATGCTATGTCGTTTTTCTTCCcataatatttgatattgatcAAGTCGACATCTATAACACTTACATCAAAGTACAGATGGAGAAATATGGAGCTGTTAAGATTTTCTTTGGGTCTCGCTGGAATATCTTAGTCTCAAAGCCGGAATACTTGGCtcaaatcttcaaagaggaagatgtATTCGCGAAAAGTGGGAATCagaaaaaaattccatATAGCGCCATTGCCGCCTACACAGGTGATAATATAATTAGTGCCCATGGAGACGTTTGGAGAAAATATAGGTCTATTATGACAAATGGTTTGCAACATTTCAAGGAAGAACCATTTATTTGTAATGCAAAGAAATTTTGTGGTTTGCTAAGAAAAAATAGGGGACCAACGGGAAACGTATTAATGGGCCCACTAATTCAAAGATTAACATTAGACAATATATCTCAAGTTGTGTTAGGTTTTAATTTTGGAACTCTATCAGAGGAAACAAATGAGCTCCATCAACATTTAATTAAGATtaaaaaacaaatattccatCCATTCTTTTTGACCTTCCCTTTTTTTGACATGTTACCTATACCCTCTCGAAAAAAAGCCTTCCAAGATATTTCGAAGTTTCGAGAAGTGTTGGTTTCAAGGGTCaaaaatgatttgattaaCAACTATAAATTTGAACAAACTAGTTATGTATCGAGTGACCTCATTAAAGCttataacaataatatcattGACTATAAACAGTTGACCGataatattgttattcTGTTAGTTGCGGGACATGAAAATCCACAGCTTTTACTTTCTAATTGTCTTTATCTTTTAGCAAAATACCCGAGTTGGCAAAAattaatttggaaagaaactCAGAATATTTCAAACTATAAGGATTTGAATGAGTTGccattatttaattcttttttatttgaagttgTCAGATTGTATCCGCCTTTAAATATCATCATAAACAGAAAAACCAACAAGAAGTGTAGAATGGGGCAAGATATTATAGTACCCAAGAATACCTATGTTGGTTATCATAATTTTGGTGTGACGCACAATCGGAATGTATGGGGAAATACAGCCGAGGAATTTGATCCGAGGAGATGGGGTACTAATATCGCAGATATTATGATTGCGTGGCGGTCAAGTAAAAATTCTTGTAAATTAACTTCCTTCCATGGTGGAAGAAGAGCCTGCCTGggtgaaaaattaggtTTCGTGGAAATGAGGATTTCTATATTTGAGATAATTCAACAGTTTGAATTAACTCTTCCAAAAGAATGGAAGGAAAAGATGACGCCTGCAGGGCCATTATGCCCCTACAATTTACAATTGAATATCAAAAGCAGGGAAAAAGATGTGGGAGTTTGCGAATAG
- the RPB7 gene encoding DNA-directed RNA polymerase II subunit RPB7 (ancestral locus Anc_5.495): MFFIKDLSLNITLHPSFFGPRMKQFLKTKLLQEVEGSCTGKFGYILCVLDYDKIEIERGRILPTDGSAEFQVKYRAIVFKPFKGEVVDGTVVSCSQHGFEVQVGPMKVFVTKHLMPSDLNFNAGSNPPSYQSSEDVITIKSRIRVKIEGCISQVSSIHAIGSIKEDYLGAI; the protein is encoded by the coding sequence atgtTTTTCATAAAGGACCtatcattaaatataaCCCTCCACCCATCATTCTTCGGTCCCCGAATGAAACAATTCCTAAAGACAAAACTACTACAAGAAGTAGAGGGCTCCTGTACGGGGAAATTCGGATACATCCTCTGTGTCCTAGACTACGACAAGATTGAAATCGAACGTGGGAGAATCCTCCCCACGGATGGATCTGCGGAATTTCAAGTCAAATACAGAGCCATCGTCTTCAAACCTTTCAAGGGTGAAGTAGTGGATGGTACTGTGGTGTCTTGCTCGCAACATGGGTTCGAAGTCCAAGTGGGACCCATGAAAGTGTTCGTTACTAAACATTTAATGCCCTCggatttgaattttaatGCAGGTTCTAATCCGCCAAGTTATCAAAGTTCAGAAGATGTTATTACTATAAAGAGTAGGATTAGAGTCAAGATTGAAGGGTGTATCAGTCAAGTCAGTTCCATTCATGCCATTGGAAGTATTAAGGAGGATTATTTGGGTGCCatttaa
- the SXM1 gene encoding Sxm1p (ancestral locus Anc_5.488), which produces MSNSQAIVACIEHTMVSDANVIKEAERQLQEYQKEDGFTSFLLTLITNDDTPSTIRLSAAIYFKNKVIRSWNAKRDDGIKPAEQQAIKDNLIQALIKFAEDNHIRPHITEAIKGILDNNDHWDLIEIITKMLTSGQQDYLYPGILLLFTVCRVHRWDMADERDYIDKVALNVFPIIEESSSQLVNATDYRSSELLYLILKSFKYACLSNFPAYFKNVEKLSAWIQLHLYVCAKPLPQEVMDLEPSDRSLDKRVKVTKWGFGNLNKFIHRYAKSTKLVSEEFITYVFENLVPTILEQYFKVIEAWSDRSLWLSDASLFYLIEFLNKCMITVKLYPLLNPHIMTIIKSIILPCLDANEESVELWEDDQEEYTRRYYDTMRDTTSADKAAVDFIFAMGAHQDNHLQELLHYLNGILTEFSQNTDDVKMAYRQEGAMRGLSTLFEQMNEKTEIDNVFGTFILALLSQDKYPFLCARALNTVALYTNSLDDMGVLSKIFEVTYSQFLTSDFIPIQVQGADALKTLIICNESIHSSISSQVPLIMERLLKLSKSFETDVYPEVMEAFVERFSDELTPFAAELANNLVEQFLRLDQSIIENNGGSYSTGDPDLEIQAASILQTMSTMVMSMSKVSLIDNFAPVVKFLQLNAQMAFQMELVELMDSLALSSKMLHGEFTPAIWDAFNDLLDAFQTYAAEYFEGYSVFFETVILYGFPTDSTFVEPFLSILASQLDSKIDYNIESVIQLLTYYGLTLRDTPLFDKCIEVSADESLEIDERGMVKLTLANIISKPIETLQTCENTGYTLKFLNDWFDSKFLSVFGIKLQIMAIITLLTLPELPSCVNGFVGQFSSKLITLAQSLPAAIRNRDAMTKGEEFEGLMDPAEEDEYFLDYDDDAKETVLDQVNAFHELHKFFQQIPSISPDRYQQIMSALNNDQKEFLEEALKFVAEH; this is translated from the coding sequence ATGTCAAATAGCCAGGCAATTGTTGCATGCATTGAGCACACAATGGTTTCCGATGCCAACGTGATCAAGGAAGCCGAAAGACAACTGCAGGAATATCAAAAAGAAGATGGATTTACTTCCTTCCTTCTTACTTTGATAACTAATGATGATACACCATCAACAATTCGTTTATCCGCAGCTATctattttaaaaataaggTTATAAGATCATGGAATGCTAAGCGTGATGACGGTATCAAACCAGCAGAACAGCAAGCTATTAAGgataatttaattcaagCATTGATTAAATTCGCCGAAGATAACCATATTAGACCCCATATTACCGAAGCTATCAAAGGTATTCTGGATAATAACGATCACTGGGATCtaattgaaattattacaaaAATGTTGACAAGCGGCCAACAAGATTACTTATATCCTGGAATTCTGTTGTTATTTACTGTCTGTCGTGTTCATAGATGGGACATGGCTGATGAAAGAGATTACATTGATAAGGTTGCATTAAACGTTTTTCCTATAATTGAGGAAAGCAGTTCACAGTTGGTCAATGCGACTGACTATAGATCTAGCGAACTGCTTTACTTAATTTTGAAGTCATTTAAATATGCCTGCTTAAGCAATTTTCCAGCGTATTTCAAGAACGTTGAGAAATTAAGTGCATGGATTCAACTACATTTGTATGTTTGTGCCAAACCACTCCCACAGGAAGTCATGGATCTGGAACCATCTGATAGATCGTTAGACAAAAGAGTTAAAGTCACAAAGTGGGGGTTCGgtaatttgaataaatttatccACAGATACGCAAAGTCAACCAAATTAGTGAGTGAGGAGTTTATTACTtatgtttttgaaaatttggttCCAACAATCTTGGAACAATACTTTAAGGTCATTGAGGCGTGGAGTGACCGTTCACTCTGGTTAAGTGATGCATCATTATTTTACCTAATTGAGTTCTTAAATAAATGTATGATAACAGTGAAATTGTACCCACTTCTCAATCCACATATCATGACAATTATCAAGAGCATCATTTTGCCATGTTTAGATGctaatgaagaaagtgTCGAATTATGGGAGGATGATCAAGAGGAATACACGAGACGGTATTATGATACTATGAGGGATACAACCTCGGCTGACAAGGCTGCTgttgattttatttttgcAATGGGAGCTCATCAGGATAATCATTTACAAGAATTGCTACACTATCTAAATGGTATCTTAACAGAATTTAGCCAGAATACTGATGACGTGAAAATGGCATACAGGCAAGAAGGTGCTATGAGGGGGCTTTCTACCTTATTCGAACAAATGAACGAGAAGACTGAAATCGACAATGTGTTCGGAACATTCATATTGGCTTTACTGTCACAGGATAAATATCCATTCCTTTGTGCACGTGCACTAAATACAGTGGCGCTCTAtacaaattcattagatGACATGGGCGTCTTAtccaaaatttttgaaGTAACTTATTCTCAATTTTTAACCAGTGACTTTATCCCAATTCAGGTACAAGGTGCTGATGCGTTGAAAACCTTGATTATTTGCAATGAAAGTATTCATAGTTCTATATCTTCGCAAGttccattaataatggaaaGATTACTCAAATTATCTAAATCATTCGAAACTGATGTTTATCCAGAAGTTATGGAAGCATTTGTCGAGAGATTCTCAGATGAACTTACACCATTTGCTGCAGAACTTGCAAATAATTTGGTAGAACAATTCTTAAGACTAGACCAATCTATTATAGAAAACAATGGTGGTTCATATTCCACAGGCGATCCAGATTTAGAAATTCAAGCGGCATCAATATTACAAACCATGTCTACCATGGTTATGTCTATGTCCAAGGTTTCTTTGATCGACAATTTTGCACCAGTAgttaaatttcttcaattaaatGCACAGATGGCATTTCAAATGGAACTCGTTGAACTGATGGATTCCTTGGCTCTATCCTCCAAAATGCTACATGGTGAGTTTACACCAGCCATTTGGGACGCGTTCAATGATCTTCTAGATGCATTCCAAACTTATGCCGcagaatattttgaaggCTATAGtgtattttttgaaactgTCATCTTATATGGGTTTCCAACTGATTCAACGTTTGTTGAACCATTTCTCTCGATTTTAGCTTCACAATTAGATAGCAAAATCGACTATAATATCGAAAGTGTTATCCAACTTCTTACATACTACGGCCTGACTTTAAGAGATACACCTTTGTTCGATAAATGTATAGAAGTTTCTGCTGATGAGAGTCtagaaattgatgaaagagGTATGGTAAAATTAACTTTAGCCAATATTATTTCGAAACCGATCGAAACTTTACAAACTTGTGAAAATACTGGCTATACGCTAAAATTCTTGAACGATTGGTTTGattctaaatttttaaGCGTTTTCGGCATCAAATTACAAATTATGGCTATAATAACTCTGCTAACATTACCAGAGTTACCAAGTTGCGTTAACGGGTTTGTTGGCCAATTCTCAAGTAAGCTAATTACATTAGCACAAAGTTTGCCAGCAGCTATTAGAAACCGTGATGCAATGACAAAAGGTGAAGAGTTCGAAGGCTTAATGGATCCGGccgaagaagatgaatatTTCCTCGATTACGATGATGATGCCAAAGAAACTGTCTTAGATCAAGTAAATGCATTCCATGAACTACACAAATTCTTCCAGCAAATACCATCAATAAGTCCTGATAGGTATCAACAGATAATGAGCGCTCTAAATAACGATCAAAAGGAATTCTTAGAAGAAGCTCTCAAATTCGTAGCTGAACACTAA
- the DIT1 gene encoding Dit1p (ancestral locus Anc_5.494): MTVTESPTSSPSSKEDQSCSPPIERDSSTFSKVLAIYSRNPLTNSLYDISEKNSIVVSKHWNDFVNILETVEPHRGTQSVKVIEYDLPENIADVFTNGMGVPIRVSEFQKDDEVQTRGCVSIIDDNEGIFNDWFIFHILDQSRLKYNEKPIIKTGVAYHELFAEYFAANLKNTTKDDLWELEGRDFFIEKVKYFTDRQLRIECILPAFPCKSSNLDKVNSTLPDKGEELALKRLIKCVCDFQEIYSPGIKFWIVSDGHVFSDCIGVDDDTVNSYTENLHALYKNIIAKSYPNMDTDYIGFCGLNDIFFTGEAADQFNARWVQDTEVLHYTGTKICPQSDLSRQILMKGCDTDDGRLRHDISLPNHPRLFLYRGFSKFMMEDLKSLDCFRDCSKKKFKKTISKIAFNMIRRNDAYSNLVELMFPHHLRISIHAHKNNGPKFGIRVISQDQCGIIKELSDDTVTGKNSEPQFEDLLHIPTPWHNCVTKVIEKNHDEKGTSYEEKFVLCKSKIIKDALEKGLYDGRWNDTSVEEGQGGHFVIQKLPSKAGCS, encoded by the coding sequence ATGACCGTTACAGAATCACCAACATCGTCTCCATCAAGCAAGGAAGACCAATCCTGTTCTCCTCCAATTGAAAGGGATTCTTCTACTTTCAGCAAAGTGTTGGCCATATATTCAAGGAATCCATTGACAAATTCGCTTTACGACATTAGTGAAAAGAATTCTATTGTGGTATCCAAACACTGGAATGATTTTgttaatattttggaaaCTGTGGAACCTCATCGTGGCACACAGTCAGTTAAAGTTATCGAGTATGATCTTCCAGAAAATATAGCAGATGTTTTCACAAATGGAATGGGTGTACCAATTAGAGTTTCtgaatttcaaaaggatgatgaagttcAAACGAGAGGTTGTGTTTCTATTATTGATGACAATGAAggtattttcaatgattggTTTATTTTCCATATTTTAGATCAATCTCgtttgaaatataatgaaaaaccTATAATTAAGACAGGAGTTGCATATCATGAATTATTTGCTGAGTATTTTGCTGctaatttgaagaatactACCAAGGATGATTTGTGGGAACTTGAAGGTCGtgattttttcattgaaaaagtcaaatattttactgATCGTCAATTAAGAATTGAATGTATCTTGCCCGCATTCCCATGtaaatcatccaatttgGATAAAGTTAATAGTACATTACCTGATAAGGGTGAAGAATTGGCCctgaaaagattaattaAATGTGTTTGTGATTTCCAGGAAATTTATTCACCTGGTATTAAGTTTTGGATTGTTAGTGATGGGCATGTTTTTTCGGATTGTATTGGTGTAGATGATGATACTGTTAATTCATATACAGAAAACTTACATGCACTTtataagaatattattgCTAAATCTTATCCTAATATGGACACTGATTACATTGGATTTTGTGGattgaatgatatttttttcactgGTGAAGCTGCTGATCAATTTAATGCAAGATGGGTTCAAGATACTGAAGTTTTACATTATACAGGTACTAAGATTTGTCCTCAATCTGATCTTTCGAGacaaattttaatgaaaggTTGTGATACTGATGATGGTCGTTTAAGACATGACATTTCACTTCCTAATCATCCCAGGTTATTCCTTTATAGAGGTTTCTCTAAATTTATGATGGAAGATCTAAAATCATTAGATTGTTTCCGTGATTgttccaagaagaaatttaaaaagaCCATATCTAAGATTGCTTTTAATATGATTAGAAGGAATGATGCGTATTCCAATCTTGTGGAATTAATGTTCCCACATCACTTGAGAATTTCCATTCATGCTCATAAGAATAATGGACCTAAATTTGGCATTCGAGTTATTTCACAAGATCAATGTGGGatcatcaaagaattaTCAGATGATACTGTGACTGGTAAGAATTCCGAGCctcaatttgaagatttattaCATATTCCTACACCATGGCATAATTGTGTCACTAAAGTTATTGAGAAGAATCATGATGAAAAGGGGACGAGTTATGAGGAGAAATTCGTTTTGTGTAAATCcaaaatcatcaaagaTGCTCTTGAAAAAGGGCTTTATGATGGTAGATGGAATGATACAAGCGTGGAAGAAGGTCAAGGTGGACATTTTGTTATTCAAAAGTTACCCTCTAAGGCGGGATGTTCTTAG
- the MRP20 gene encoding mitochondrial 54S ribosomal protein uL23m (ancestral locus Anc_5.498) — MPRVTTTKSTGKILAKGVEILNENVRGETNKKVSERILDLSRKGIEEGKEHFRVGHNRLYFPKARVILLRPNAKHTPYQAKFIVPKSFNKLDLRDYLYHLYGLRAMNVTTQLLPGTYNVMNRLRARFRGPQIKKMTIDMEEPFIWPEEPDKSVNQLWETEYNKEMKKLERESMEREGSDKLKPSTAFGGVLGPYGLGAQPFIPKFFKKQLDNDKRKYFQREKLMARLNNLQQYVDGATPNSGTL, encoded by the coding sequence ATGCCTCGTGTGACGACGACCAAGAGTACCGGTAAGATACTTGCCAAGGGGgttgaaatattgaatgagAATGTTCGCGGGGAGACTAACAAGAAAGTTAGTGAACGTATTCTTGATTTGAGTAGGAAAGGTATTGAAGAGGGTAAGGAGCATTTCCGAGTTGGTCACAATCGATTATATTTCCCGAAGGCTCGAGTGATTCTTTTACGACCCAACGCGAAGCATACACCATACCAGGCCAAATTTATTGTTCCCAAGTCCTTTAACAAGTTAGATTTGAGGGATTACCTTTACCATCTGTATGGCTTAAGAGCTATGAATGTTACGACGCAGCTACTACCGGGTACGTATAATGTCATGAATCGTTTGAGGGCGCGGTTCAGGGGGCCTCAGATCAAGAAGATGACGATTGATATGGAGGAACCGTTTATTTGGCCCGAGGAGCCCGATAAGAGTGTCAACCAGCTCTGGGAGACGGAGTACAATAAGgaaatgaagaaactggAGCGAGAATCCATGGAGAGAGAGGGTTCGGATAAATTGAAGCCCTCCACAGCGTTTGGCGGCGTGCTGGGACCCTACGGGTTAGGGGCGCAACCCTTCATTCCCAAGTTCTTCAAGAAGCAGCTGGATAACGATAAGCGCAAGTATTTCCAGCGGGAGAAACTCATGGCACGGTTGAACAATTTGCAGCAGTACGTGGATGGGGCTACTCCGAACAGCGGAACTTTATAG